From the genome of Desulfobaculum xiamenense, one region includes:
- the uppS gene encoding polyprenyl diphosphate synthase: protein MTPTFDTLPRHLAVIMDGNGRWAKARGLSRSDGHKAGTEAAKTLVSECRTLGIEHVTLYTFSRENWARPKDEVAFLFDLLVRFMKREMPSLIEQGIRLRILGELSELPLTTRQAIKMAVDRSAKGNRMTLNLALNYSGRDEILRACRALAAKGLAPSAITEDAFAAELYTAGQPDPDLIIRTSGELRLSNFLLWQAAYSEFYFTDTYWPDFGTDELHKALAAFATRARRFGATGEDAQHDRAPAGDES, encoded by the coding sequence ATGACACCGACGTTCGACACCCTGCCCCGACATCTCGCGGTCATCATGGACGGCAATGGCCGGTGGGCCAAGGCCCGCGGCCTCTCGCGAAGCGACGGCCACAAGGCCGGAACCGAAGCCGCCAAGACGCTGGTCAGCGAATGCCGCACCCTCGGCATCGAGCACGTCACGCTGTACACGTTCTCCCGCGAGAACTGGGCCCGCCCCAAGGACGAGGTCGCCTTCCTCTTCGATCTGCTCGTGCGCTTCATGAAGCGCGAGATGCCATCACTCATCGAGCAGGGCATCCGCCTGCGCATCCTCGGCGAGCTTTCCGAACTGCCGCTGACCACCAGACAGGCCATCAAGATGGCTGTGGATCGGTCCGCCAAGGGCAACAGGATGACCCTCAATCTCGCGCTCAATTATTCCGGGCGTGACGAAATCCTCCGTGCCTGCCGCGCCCTCGCCGCGAAGGGCCTAGCGCCCAGCGCCATCACCGAGGACGCCTTCGCCGCCGAGCTCTACACCGCCGGTCAACCCGATCCGGACCTCATCATCCGCACCAGCGGCGAACTGCGGCTCTCGAATTTTCTGCTATGGCAGGCGGCATACTCGGAATTCTACTTCACGGACACCTACTGGCCCGACTTCGGAACGGACGAACTGCACAAGGCGCTGGCGGCCTTCGCCACGCGCGCCCGCCGCTTCGGTGCCACTGGCGAGGATGCCCAACACGACAGAGCCCCCGCCGGGGACGAATCCTAA
- the rseP gene encoding RIP metalloprotease RseP has product MQGPIAIILVLGALIFFHELGHFLAARVLGIGVRTFSLGFGPKIFSFTRNHTRYQLSAIPLGGYVQLLGDNLDEELPEGFTKTESFAHRPPLHRMLVVAAGPVFNFILAWAIYSGIFMSTGLVELTPSIGGVQAESSAAVAGIEAGDMVTAVDGQPIAYWREMAEAIRTSEGRSLAFTVRRGDQSLELNVVPRLMERKNIFGETITTPMVGVSSSGDTVTIPLGTGMALVEGANQTWEVIELTMRGIGKLIERVVPLDTVGGPIMIAQMVNQQAQRGFLEVLFLTAIISVNLGLLNLFPIPVLDGGHILFLSLEMIFRRPVPEHWQALTTRIGIFLLIALMALATYNDIYRLFFNSAM; this is encoded by the coding sequence ATGCAAGGACCAATCGCGATCATTCTCGTCCTCGGGGCGCTCATCTTCTTCCACGAACTCGGTCACTTCCTCGCCGCCCGCGTGCTCGGCATTGGCGTGCGGACCTTCTCCCTCGGCTTCGGACCGAAAATCTTCTCCTTCACACGCAACCACACGCGCTACCAGCTCTCGGCCATTCCGCTCGGCGGCTACGTGCAGCTTCTCGGCGACAACCTCGACGAGGAACTGCCCGAAGGCTTCACCAAGACGGAGAGCTTCGCGCATCGCCCGCCGCTGCACCGCATGCTCGTGGTCGCCGCAGGTCCGGTATTCAACTTCATTCTGGCGTGGGCCATCTACTCCGGCATCTTCATGTCCACCGGGCTGGTGGAGCTGACGCCCTCCATCGGTGGCGTGCAGGCGGAAAGCTCCGCAGCCGTGGCCGGCATCGAGGCGGGCGACATGGTCACCGCCGTGGACGGCCAGCCCATCGCCTACTGGCGCGAAATGGCCGAGGCCATCCGCACCAGCGAGGGCCGCTCCCTCGCCTTCACCGTGCGCCGTGGCGATCAGTCCCTTGAGCTGAACGTCGTTCCCCGGCTCATGGAGCGCAAGAACATCTTCGGCGAAACCATCACCACGCCCATGGTCGGCGTCAGCTCCTCGGGCGACACCGTCACCATCCCCCTCGGGACGGGAATGGCGCTGGTGGAAGGCGCGAACCAGACGTGGGAAGTCATTGAGCTGACCATGCGCGGCATCGGCAAGCTCATCGAGCGCGTCGTCCCGCTGGACACCGTCGGCGGCCCCATCATGATCGCCCAGATGGTGAACCAGCAGGCGCAGCGCGGCTTCCTCGAAGTCCTGTTCCTCACCGCCATCATCAGCGTGAACCTCGGCCTGCTCAACCTGTTCCCCATCCCGGTCCTCGACGGCGGGCACATCCTGTTCCTGTCCCTCGAAATGATCTTCCGCAGGCCCGTTCCCGAACACTGGCAGGCCCTCACCACGCGCATCGGCATCTTCCTGCTCATCGCGCTGATGGCCCTTGCCACCTACAACGACATCTACCGCCTCTTCTTCAACTCGGCGATGTAG
- the dxr gene encoding 1-deoxy-D-xylulose-5-phosphate reductoisomerase, whose amino-acid sequence MSYISPLVPHSGESRRLVILGSTGSIGVSTLKVLAEHPGKFDVLALAGARNARLLAEQATRLRPPFLAVLNDETADELRALLPGGYTPAILVGPQAYVDLATMPEADIILAAQVGAAGLPPALAAARAGKTIALANKEALVLAGHLFRTVCHETGAVILPVDSEHNALFQGMCGHNPRDIRRLVLTASGGPFRGKSLDELRSVTREQALAHPNWSMGAKISIDSATLMNKGLEVIEAYHLFGLPLESIDVVVHPQSVVHSLVEYEDRSMLAHMGPTTMMIPIAYALGWPDRLALSLEPLDLVKAGHLTFEAPALNIFPCLGYAYDALKAGPSHPVVLNAANEVAVELFLDGRIGFLDIPAIIRQALDAHRGADVQSLEAILHLDRETRAAVRSRLPA is encoded by the coding sequence ATGAGCTACATTTCCCCTCTCGTTCCCCACTCCGGCGAATCCCGGAGACTGGTGATCCTCGGCAGCACAGGGTCCATCGGCGTGAGCACCCTCAAGGTGCTGGCCGAGCACCCCGGAAAGTTCGACGTGCTGGCGCTGGCCGGTGCGCGAAACGCACGCCTGCTGGCCGAACAGGCCACGCGCCTGCGTCCCCCGTTCCTCGCCGTGCTAAACGACGAAACGGCCGACGAACTGCGCGCCCTGCTCCCCGGCGGCTACACCCCGGCCATCCTCGTGGGCCCGCAGGCCTATGTGGATCTGGCCACCATGCCCGAGGCGGACATCATCCTCGCCGCGCAGGTCGGCGCTGCCGGGCTGCCCCCGGCGCTCGCCGCCGCCCGCGCCGGCAAGACCATCGCGCTGGCCAACAAGGAAGCCCTCGTCCTCGCCGGACACCTCTTCCGCACAGTCTGCCATGAGACCGGTGCCGTGATCCTGCCCGTGGACTCCGAGCACAACGCCCTGTTTCAGGGCATGTGCGGCCACAACCCGCGCGACATCCGCCGCCTCGTGCTCACCGCGTCCGGCGGTCCATTCAGGGGCAAAAGCCTCGACGAACTGCGCAGCGTGACGCGCGAGCAGGCCCTGGCGCATCCCAACTGGTCCATGGGCGCGAAGATCAGCATCGACTCGGCGACGCTCATGAACAAGGGGCTGGAGGTCATCGAGGCCTACCACCTCTTCGGCCTGCCCCTCGAAAGCATAGACGTGGTCGTGCATCCGCAGAGCGTGGTCCACTCCCTCGTGGAGTACGAGGACCGCTCCATGCTGGCCCACATGGGCCCCACCACCATGATGATCCCCATCGCCTACGCGCTGGGCTGGCCGGACAGGCTGGCCCTTTCGCTTGAGCCGCTCGATCTGGTCAAGGCTGGACACTTGACCTTCGAGGCACCTGCGTTAAATATATTTCCTTGTCTGGGCTACGCCTACGACGCTCTCAAGGCTGGCCCCAGCCACCCGGTGGTGCTCAACGCAGCCAACGAGGTTGCGGTGGAACTCTTTCTGGACGGACGCATCGGCTTTCTGGACATCCCGGCCATCATCCGGCAGGCGCTCGACGCCCACCGCGGCGCGGACGTCCAAAGCCTCGAAGCCATCCTCCATCTCGACCGGGAAACCCGGGCCGCCGTGCGCAGCCGCCTCCCCGCCTAG
- the pyrH gene encoding UMP kinase: protein MSELRFQRVLLKLSGEALAGKKNFGIDPETVSAFCREIAEVSRLGVQVALVIGGGNIFRGMAASAKGMDRAQGDYMGMLATVMNALAVQDGLEKEGVQTRVMSAISMQEVSEPYIRRRAIRHLEKGRVVICAAGTGNPYFTTDTAAALRAAELHTQAILKATKVDGVYDKDPMVHEDAQLFPRLSYIEVLNRRLGVMDSTAISLAMDNNLPIVVFNLFETGNIKKVVCGENIGTIVEGGE from the coding sequence ATGAGTGAGTTGCGGTTCCAGAGGGTGCTGCTGAAGCTCAGCGGCGAGGCATTGGCGGGAAAGAAAAATTTCGGTATAGACCCCGAAACCGTCAGCGCATTCTGTCGCGAAATTGCGGAAGTCTCCCGGCTGGGAGTGCAGGTCGCCCTCGTCATCGGCGGCGGTAACATCTTCCGTGGCATGGCGGCCAGCGCAAAAGGCATGGACCGTGCCCAGGGTGACTACATGGGCATGCTGGCCACCGTGATGAACGCATTGGCTGTGCAGGACGGACTGGAAAAGGAAGGCGTGCAGACCCGGGTGATGAGCGCCATCTCCATGCAGGAGGTTTCCGAGCCGTACATCAGGCGTCGGGCCATCCGGCACCTCGAGAAGGGCCGCGTCGTCATCTGCGCCGCAGGAACCGGCAACCCGTATTTCACGACCGATACCGCAGCGGCGCTTCGGGCGGCGGAACTGCACACGCAGGCAATCCTCAAGGCAACCAAGGTGGACGGTGTCTACGACAAGGACCCCATGGTGCATGAGGATGCCCAGCTGTTCCCGCGCCTGAGCTACATCGAAGTGCTGAACCGACGCCTCGGGGTCATGGATTCCACCGCCATCTCTCTGGCCATGGACAACAACCTCCCCATCGTCGTATTCAACCTCTTCGAGACCGGAAACATCAAGAAAGTCGTCTGCGGCGAAAATATCGGAACCATCGTCGAAGGAGGAGAATGA
- the rpsB gene encoding 30S ribosomal protein S2 → MAYVNMKQMLETGVHFGHQTRRWNPKMRPYIFGARNGIHIMDLQQTVRLFQKAHDFIADAVANGGKVLFIGTKRQAQEAMTQEANRAGQNYMTNRWPGGTLTNFQTIRHSIERLKKIEGMFEDGTINKFPKREIVGMTREVEKLNLSLGGIKDMESVPAVAFIIDPKREEIAVRECRKLGIPIVAVCDSNCNPDMIDFVIPGNDDAIRAIKLFAAAIADACLEGAARQEEVQMAKAADNAKEEDKTAAAKVEDAEESAEEK, encoded by the coding sequence ATGGCTTACGTGAACATGAAGCAGATGCTGGAGACCGGCGTCCATTTCGGTCACCAGACCCGTCGTTGGAACCCCAAGATGCGTCCCTACATCTTCGGCGCTCGCAACGGCATCCATATCATGGACCTGCAGCAGACCGTCCGTCTGTTCCAGAAGGCCCACGATTTCATCGCTGACGCCGTCGCCAATGGCGGCAAGGTGCTCTTCATCGGCACCAAGCGTCAGGCCCAGGAAGCCATGACCCAGGAAGCCAACCGCGCTGGTCAGAACTACATGACCAACCGTTGGCCCGGTGGCACCCTGACCAACTTCCAGACCATCCGTCACAGCATCGAGCGCCTGAAGAAGATCGAGGGCATGTTCGAGGACGGCACCATCAACAAGTTCCCCAAGCGCGAGATCGTGGGCATGACCCGCGAGGTCGAGAAGCTGAACCTCTCCCTCGGCGGCATCAAGGACATGGAGTCCGTGCCCGCCGTGGCCTTCATCATCGACCCCAAGCGCGAAGAGATCGCCGTTCGCGAGTGCCGCAAGCTCGGTATCCCGATCGTGGCCGTGTGCGACTCCAACTGCAATCCTGACATGATCGACTTCGTCATCCCCGGCAACGACGACGCCATCCGCGCCATCAAGCTGTTTGCCGCCGCCATCGCCGACGCCTGCCTCGAAGGCGCCGCCCGTCAGGAGGAAGTCCAGATGGCCAAGGCCGCCGATAACGCCAAGGAAGAGGACAAGACTGCGGCCGCCAAGGTCGAGGACGCTGAAGAATCCGCAGAGGAGAAGTAA
- a CDS encoding phosphatidate cytidylyltransferase, giving the protein MPNTTEPPPGTNPNPDRASGHITTMNSSHKKRILTAVILLPILAGAIAARGWFEFAALAAIATVGLWEFYGMFWKDARHTWLRLSGAALGVLILWAGKTGHYGLILAALIGAFWVSSLAFLLRFSRHPEEQTEANSFGLASVLVTGLMYVPVMLQFFFSFLRVEIVVVLAAVMAADTGAFYAGSLVGGPKIWPVISPKKTWAGSIGGMTASVLVCLIAGGVDEYMLAGAGAGRPWWMWALLGMGLNISSQFGDFIESALKRRQSVKDSGTLLPGHGGVLDRIDSLLLAVATYAGLDAVFHFFR; this is encoded by the coding sequence ATGCCCAACACGACAGAGCCCCCGCCGGGGACGAATCCTAACCCAGACCGCGCCAGCGGCCACATCACCACCATGAACAGCTCTCACAAGAAACGAATCCTCACGGCCGTCATCCTTCTCCCCATCCTCGCCGGAGCCATCGCCGCACGCGGCTGGTTCGAATTCGCGGCGCTCGCGGCCATCGCCACGGTCGGCCTGTGGGAATTCTACGGCATGTTCTGGAAGGACGCCCGCCACACCTGGCTGCGGCTGTCTGGCGCTGCGCTTGGCGTGCTCATTCTCTGGGCGGGCAAGACCGGTCACTACGGTCTCATCCTGGCTGCGCTCATCGGCGCGTTCTGGGTATCCAGCCTCGCCTTCCTGCTGCGCTTCTCGCGCCATCCCGAGGAACAGACGGAGGCGAACTCCTTCGGTCTCGCCTCCGTGCTGGTGACCGGTCTCATGTACGTCCCGGTCATGCTCCAGTTCTTCTTCAGCTTCCTGCGCGTGGAGATCGTGGTCGTGCTCGCGGCGGTCATGGCCGCCGACACCGGCGCGTTCTATGCGGGAAGCCTCGTCGGCGGGCCCAAGATCTGGCCCGTCATCAGCCCCAAGAAGACGTGGGCCGGTAGCATCGGCGGCATGACCGCTTCCGTGCTCGTGTGCCTCATCGCTGGCGGGGTGGATGAATACATGCTCGCCGGTGCGGGCGCAGGCCGTCCGTGGTGGATGTGGGCGCTTCTGGGCATGGGCCTCAACATTTCCTCGCAGTTCGGCGACTTCATCGAATCCGCCCTCAAGCGCAGGCAGTCCGTCAAGGACTCCGGCACGCTCCTGCCCGGTCATGGCGGCGTGCTGGACCGCATCGACAGCCTGCTTCTGGCCGTGGCGACCTACGCGGGACTCGATGCCGTCTTCCACTTTTTCAGATAA
- the tsf gene encoding translation elongation factor Ts, with amino-acid sequence MAITASMVKDLREMTGAGMMDCKKALSECNGDTEKAVAWLREKGLAKAQKKAGRATSEGFIGSYIHSNGKLGVMVEIKCETDFVAKAERFQEFAKDVAMQIAAMNPVCVSSEEVPQDMLAKEREIYKHQAMEEGKPEHIAEKIVDGRVQKYYKEVCLLEQPFVKDDKRTIKDLLNELIAVLGENIQIGRFARIALGDDVKDEE; translated from the coding sequence ATGGCTATCACCGCTTCTATGGTTAAGGACCTGCGCGAGATGACTGGCGCAGGCATGATGGACTGCAAGAAGGCTCTCTCCGAGTGCAACGGCGACACCGAAAAGGCTGTCGCTTGGCTGCGCGAGAAGGGTCTTGCCAAGGCCCAGAAGAAGGCTGGTCGCGCCACCTCCGAGGGTTTCATCGGCTCCTACATCCACTCCAACGGCAAGCTCGGCGTCATGGTCGAGATCAAGTGCGAGACCGACTTCGTCGCCAAGGCCGAGCGCTTCCAGGAATTTGCCAAGGACGTGGCCATGCAGATCGCTGCCATGAACCCCGTGTGCGTTTCCTCCGAAGAGGTGCCCCAGGACATGCTCGCCAAGGAGCGTGAGATCTACAAGCACCAGGCCATGGAAGAGGGCAAGCCCGAGCACATCGCCGAGAAGATCGTCGATGGCCGCGTGCAGAAGTACTACAAGGAAGTTTGCCTGCTTGAGCAGCCTTTCGTGAAGGACGACAAGCGCACCATCAAGGATCTGCTCAACGAGCTCATCGCCGTTCTCGGCGAGAACATACAGATTGGACGCTTCGCCCGCATCGCGTTGGGCGACGACGTCAAAGACGAAGAGTAG
- the frr gene encoding ribosome recycling factor, with amino-acid sequence MKSVMDDCRDRMKKALASLDKEFARLRTGRASTSLVDDVLVDYYGTPTPIKQIASVAVPDSRSITIQPWDRGAFGPIEKAIMSSDLGLNPVNDGKLLRIAIPPLTEERRKDLAKVAKKYTEECKVAVRNIRRDANEALKKMEKDKTITEDDLRKGQDEIQKITNSMVEETEKALKKKEAEIMEI; translated from the coding sequence ATGAAGTCCGTGATGGATGACTGTCGGGACAGAATGAAGAAGGCCTTGGCCAGCCTGGACAAGGAGTTTGCAAGACTGCGCACCGGACGTGCGTCGACGAGCCTCGTGGACGACGTCCTCGTGGACTACTACGGCACGCCCACGCCCATCAAGCAGATCGCTTCGGTCGCCGTGCCGGACAGCCGCTCCATCACCATCCAGCCCTGGGATCGTGGAGCCTTCGGCCCCATCGAGAAGGCGATCATGTCCTCCGACCTCGGCCTGAACCCGGTGAACGACGGCAAGCTCCTGCGCATCGCCATTCCCCCGCTCACGGAGGAACGCCGCAAGGACCTCGCCAAGGTCGCCAAGAAGTACACCGAGGAATGCAAGGTCGCCGTGCGCAACATCCGTCGCGATGCCAACGAGGCACTCAAGAAGATGGAAAAGGACAAGACCATCACCGAGGATGACCTGCGCAAGGGCCAGGACGAGATCCAGAAGATCACCAACTCCATGGTTGAGGAAACCGAAAAGGCCCTCAAGAAGAAGGAAGCCGAGATCATGGAGATCTAG